The Alphaproteobacteria bacterium genome has a window encoding:
- a CDS encoding glutathione S-transferase family protein: MYTLYYTTRSYTHESTALVARIALEEVDATYEVVEVELKPAPPDWYLAQNPHGKIPSLVDGDIVVYPSAAILFHLADKHPSTALCPAVGSTARGLCYRHMFDMAEMVQGAYMMAYYPARYSTDESDADRIRHRGISWIVRYWSEIDARLKDGPFVLGINYSIADIYLYVLARWYFEVRGRWHADEMPDFDRFIHAAQTVARIESRPAVKRALVADEIEPILPARSD, translated from the coding sequence ATGTACACGCTCTATTACACGACACGATCGTACACCCACGAATCGACGGCCCTGGTCGCGCGGATCGCTCTCGAAGAGGTCGATGCCACATATGAGGTGGTGGAGGTCGAGCTCAAGCCGGCGCCACCCGATTGGTATTTGGCGCAAAACCCGCATGGCAAGATTCCCTCGCTGGTCGACGGCGATATTGTCGTTTATCCCTCGGCGGCGATCCTGTTCCATTTGGCCGACAAGCACCCCTCGACGGCCTTGTGCCCGGCCGTGGGCTCGACCGCTCGCGGCCTGTGCTACCGCCATATGTTCGACATGGCCGAAATGGTCCAGGGCGCCTACATGATGGCCTATTATCCGGCACGCTATTCGACCGATGAATCCGACGCCGACCGGATTCGTCATCGCGGCATCAGCTGGATCGTCCGCTATTGGTCCGAAATCGATGCTCGCCTCAAAGATGGGCCGTTCGTGCTGGGGATCAATTACTCGATCGCCGACATTTACCTTTATGTGCTTGCGCGCTGGTACTTCGAGGTCCGTGGCCGGTGGCACGCCGATGAAATGCCCGATTTCGATCGGTTCATCCATGCCGCCCAAACGGTGGCCCGAATCGAATCCCGTCCGGCGGTGAAGCGGGCCCTTGTCGCGGACGAGATCGAACCCATCCTTCCCGCTCGATCAGACTGA
- the ilvD gene encoding dihydroxy-acid dehydratase, giving the protein MSETRYDKSNLPSRHTTVGPERAPHRSYLYAMGLKEAEIYQPLVGVVTTWNEAAPCNIALARQAQAVKRGVDRAGGTPREFTTITVTDGIAMGHEGMKSSLVSREVIADSTELTMRGHCYDALVGLAGCDKSLPGLMMVMVRLNVPSVFMYGGSILPGQFKGKDVTVINVFEAVGGHAAGKVSDDELHELEAVACPSAGSCGGQFTANTMACVSEAIGLALPGSAGAPAPYESRDQYAEASGEAVMALLASGVRPRDIVTREALENAAVIVAASGGSTNAGLHLPAIANEAGIEFDLEHVCEIFRKTPYIADLVPGGRYVAKDMYEVGGVPVLMKTLLDGGYLDGNCLTVTGKTIAENLEGVVFPTDQDVIRPVSNPLSSTGGVVGLKGSLAPEGAIVKIAGLTQLQHSGPARVFEREEDAFSAVLTDQIKDGDVMVVRYEGPKGGPGMREMLATTSALIGRGLGQKVALITDGRFSGATRGLCIGHVGPEAAVGGPIGMLKDGDMIHIDAEAGTLNVDLSEDEFAARRRAWSARTNNYQSGALWRYAQTVGPAYKGAVTHPGATAETHVYADI; this is encoded by the coding sequence ATGAGTGAAACCCGGTACGACAAATCGAATTTACCCAGCCGCCATACCACGGTCGGGCCGGAGCGCGCGCCGCATCGCTCGTACCTTTATGCCATGGGACTCAAGGAAGCGGAGATCTACCAGCCCTTGGTCGGCGTGGTCACGACGTGGAACGAAGCGGCGCCGTGCAACATCGCGCTGGCGCGCCAGGCGCAGGCCGTGAAACGCGGGGTCGACCGCGCCGGCGGAACGCCGAGAGAATTTACCACCATCACCGTCACCGACGGCATCGCCATGGGTCATGAAGGCATGAAATCATCGCTGGTGTCGCGAGAGGTCATCGCCGATTCGACCGAGCTCACGATGCGCGGTCATTGCTACGACGCGCTGGTCGGCCTCGCTGGCTGCGACAAGTCGCTGCCCGGGCTGATGATGGTGATGGTACGGCTGAACGTGCCCTCGGTCTTCATGTATGGCGGCTCGATCCTGCCCGGCCAGTTCAAGGGCAAGGACGTGACCGTGATCAATGTCTTCGAGGCCGTGGGCGGCCATGCGGCAGGCAAGGTCAGCGATGACGAGCTCCATGAACTCGAAGCGGTGGCGTGCCCGTCGGCGGGATCGTGCGGCGGCCAATTCACCGCCAATACGATGGCCTGTGTTTCCGAAGCCATCGGCCTCGCGCTGCCGGGCTCGGCGGGAGCGCCCGCTCCCTACGAGAGTCGTGACCAATACGCCGAGGCGTCGGGCGAAGCAGTCATGGCTCTGCTCGCCAGCGGGGTCCGGCCGCGCGACATCGTCACCAGAGAGGCGCTCGAGAACGCGGCGGTTATCGTCGCTGCGTCCGGCGGTTCGACGAATGCTGGGCTTCATCTTCCGGCTATCGCGAACGAGGCCGGCATCGAATTCGACCTTGAGCACGTTTGCGAGATCTTTCGCAAGACCCCCTATATTGCAGACCTCGTGCCCGGCGGGCGGTACGTTGCCAAGGACATGTACGAGGTCGGCGGAGTGCCGGTCTTGATGAAGACGCTGCTTGATGGTGGATATCTCGACGGCAATTGTCTAACCGTGACCGGCAAGACAATCGCCGAGAACCTTGAGGGGGTGGTGTTTCCGACCGATCAAGACGTCATTCGGCCCGTCAGCAACCCGTTGTCTTCGACCGGCGGGGTCGTTGGCCTCAAGGGGTCGCTGGCGCCCGAGGGGGCGATCGTAAAGATTGCCGGGTTGACTCAGCTGCAGCATTCGGGCCCGGCGCGGGTTTTCGAACGCGAGGAGGACGCTTTCAGCGCGGTGCTGACGGACCAGATCAAAGACGGCGATGTCATGGTAGTTCGCTATGAAGGGCCGAAAGGCGGACCGGGCATGCGCGAGATGCTGGCCACGACCTCGGCACTCATCGGACGCGGATTGGGACAGAAGGTTGCGCTCATTACTGATGGCCGCTTTTCCGGCGCCACACGTGGCCTGTGCATCGGCCATGTCGGGCCCGAGGCGGCGGTCGGGGGGCCGATCGGAATGCTCAAGGACGGCGACATGATCCACATCGATGCGGAAGCCGGAACCCTGAACGTCGATTTGTCGGAGGACGAATTCGCGGCACGGCGGCGAGCTTGGTCAGCGCGGACGAACAATTATCAATCCGGCGCATTGTGGCGTTATGCCCAGACGGTTGGGCCGGCCTATAAGGGCGCGGTCACTCATCCGGGGGCGACCGCGGAAACGCACGTCTATGCCGATATCTGA
- a CDS encoding helix-turn-helix transcriptional regulator, whose product MTMAAPSISTFGSQLRYWRRRRGLSQLRLATEADISARHLSFIETGRSKPSRDMVVHLAAVLDVPLRHCNTLLNAAGYAEAFPARDLSVPEMAPVARALRFLLDNHEPYPAVVIDRLWNLIMANGAIQRLIGFLDMPLAAADGTRPNLLKTFFDPNGLRPAIVNWETVAAGIIVRLQRETAAAGNDAEAVRLIGELLSYPGVPAQWQAFEPDAETDPMIAIDIEKNGNVLRFFTLISTFGTPNDVTLQELRTETMFPADADTDKFLRDLPVP is encoded by the coding sequence ATGACTATGGCCGCCCCGTCTATTTCGACCTTCGGCAGCCAACTTCGCTATTGGCGACGGCGTCGCGGCCTGAGCCAGCTCCGTCTCGCGACCGAAGCCGATATCTCCGCGCGTCATCTCAGCTTCATCGAAACCGGGCGGTCAAAGCCGAGCCGCGACATGGTGGTGCATCTTGCCGCGGTGCTGGATGTGCCGTTGCGCCATTGCAATACGCTGTTGAATGCGGCGGGCTATGCGGAGGCGTTTCCGGCGCGCGACCTGTCGGTGCCGGAGATGGCCCCGGTCGCCAGGGCGCTCCGTTTTTTGCTCGACAATCACGAGCCCTATCCGGCCGTCGTTATCGACCGGCTGTGGAACCTGATCATGGCGAACGGCGCCATTCAACGGTTGATCGGATTCCTCGATATGCCGCTGGCGGCGGCGGACGGGACACGGCCGAATCTGCTCAAGACCTTTTTTGACCCGAACGGACTCCGTCCCGCGATCGTGAATTGGGAGACTGTCGCCGCCGGGATCATAGTACGGCTGCAACGCGAGACGGCGGCAGCGGGAAACGACGCCGAGGCCGTGCGGCTCATCGGGGAGCTGTTGAGCTATCCCGGGGTGCCGGCGCAGTGGCAGGCCTTCGAGCCGGATGCGGAAACCGATCCGATGATCGCGATCGATATAGAGAAGAATGGCAATGTGCTCCGGTTTTTCACCTTGATCTCCACCTTTGGCACGCCAAACGATGTCACGCTTCAGGAACTGCGGACCGAGACCATGTTTCCGGCCGACGCGGACACCGACAAGTTCCTGCGGGATTTGCCGGTACCTTAG